One Ktedonobacteraceae bacterium genomic region harbors:
- a CDS encoding chromate transporter, translating into MINPLIYFLLFLKASLFSSGGFSNLPSLHQDLLANGWATEADFGQSIAIGQISPGPNGLWVISLGYLTYGYLGALLALIAITIPALLVLLISAGYRRIEHRTWVQGAMHGISLAVVGLLLAVVWTILRQPGVDWKGLLIAAGAFGLALSRKVNILLILGLAGVVGYFLYR; encoded by the coding sequence ATGATTAATCCCCTCATTTACTTCCTGCTGTTCTTGAAGGCATCGCTTTTTTCGAGTGGGGGATTTAGCAATTTGCCGAGTTTGCACCAGGATTTGCTGGCGAATGGCTGGGCAACGGAGGCGGATTTTGGGCAATCGATTGCTATCGGCCAGATCAGTCCCGGTCCGAATGGTTTGTGGGTGATTAGCCTGGGATATCTGACCTATGGCTATCTGGGGGCGCTGCTGGCCTTGATTGCGATTACGATTCCCGCGCTGCTGGTGCTGCTCATCTCTGCCGGTTACAGGCGTATCGAACATAGAACCTGGGTGCAGGGTGCGATGCATGGTATCTCGCTGGCGGTTGTCGGCCTGCTGCTCGCCGTGGTGTGGACGATTCTGCGCCAGCCCGGTGTGGATTGGAAAGGGCTGCTGATTGCAGCGGGCGCCTTCGGGCTGGCGCTGAGTCGCAAGGTCAATATCCTGCTGATCCTGGGACTGGCAGGAGTGGTGGGATATTTTTTGTATCGCTGA
- a CDS encoding chromate transporter, whose amino-acid sequence MELQDPRPTIWQLFRIWVGIGLQSFGGGASTTFLIQRTFIERHKWLTMEEFLHLWNLCLLTPGINLLALTVLLGRKLGGTRGILASLAGLLLPSAAITCLLAALFQQIEHIAAVQAVLRGVVPATGGVMLLVGLNFALPLIRKGYKEGMIYLLGSGILMLACAAAVIFLKLSVVIVIIGTVFLGALLFSPRPAPLLKEGQEEQPHD is encoded by the coding sequence ATGGAATTACAGGACCCCAGACCTACGATATGGCAGCTTTTTCGTATCTGGGTGGGCATCGGGTTGCAGTCTTTTGGTGGTGGGGCATCAACTACCTTCTTGATCCAGCGTACTTTTATTGAGCGGCATAAATGGCTCACGATGGAAGAGTTTTTGCACCTGTGGAATTTATGCCTGCTGACTCCCGGTATTAATCTGCTGGCGCTGACAGTGCTGCTGGGCAGAAAATTGGGAGGAACACGCGGCATTCTCGCATCTCTGGCCGGATTACTGCTGCCAAGCGCGGCGATTACCTGCTTGCTGGCAGCGCTTTTCCAGCAAATAGAACACATCGCGGCAGTGCAGGCAGTGTTGAGGGGAGTAGTTCCGGCTACCGGCGGGGTCATGCTGCTGGTTGGGCTGAATTTCGCGCTGCCTTTGATCCGCAAGGGCTATAAAGAAGGGATGATCTATTTGCTGGGCAGCGGCATTCTCATGCTTGCCTGCGCGGCAGCGGTCATCTTCTTAAAACTCTCGGTTGTGATTGTCATCATTGGGACAGTATTCCTTGGCGCGCTGCTCTTTTCACCACGTCCTGCGCCTTTACTGAAGGAAGGGCAGGAGGAGCAGCCGCATGATTAA
- a CDS encoding DUF2332 family protein, whose product MQEVPEEPVLCLYHTFVINQFAREARERFAALMDAYGRKRDLYCVSIDAISTEGPRLRLLAYENGAKIERLLAYCNGHATWLEWLGT is encoded by the coding sequence ATGCAAGAGGTGCCTGAAGAGCCTGTGCTATGCCTCTACCACACGTTCGTGATCAACCAGTTCGCGCGTGAAGCCCGCGAACGATTTGCCGCGCTCATGGACGCCTATGGCAGGAAACGCGACCTTTATTGCGTTTCTATCGACGCCATCAGCACTGAAGGTCCGCGATTGAGGCTGCTGGCATACGAGAATGGAGCGAAAATCGAGCGGCTGCTTGCTTACTGCAATGGACATGCAACCTGGCTGGAGTGGTTGGGGACGTAG
- a CDS encoding citrate synthase/methylcitrate synthase yields MTAETSTAIQEPRQNRGGLEGVVAATTALSKVEGTEGRLIYRGYNIHDLARTTSFEEIAYLLWFGQLPNRTQLVDLKVRLLAERSMPADVLQVLRNLPATTEPMDALRTAVSAWGAATIHGQPSLEQAIALTARFPVFLAAFHRLRNGLEPLESHPELGYAANYLYLLTGQVPKEEHVKALDAYLVLLADHGMNASTFTARIVASTGSDIVSAIVAAIGALKGPLHGGAPSKVRDMLQAIGTREQAEEWLKNALARGERLMGFGHRIYKTEDPRAEELRELARLADPQEFALARHVEELALALLHEQKPGRRLYTNVEYYSAVLLASVGLPGDMFTPTFAASRVAGWTAHILEQVGNNRLIRPESEYVGPMNLRFVPIEQR; encoded by the coding sequence ATGACAGCGGAGACATCGACAGCGATTCAAGAACCGAGGCAAAATCGAGGTGGTTTAGAGGGGGTGGTCGCGGCAACAACGGCGTTGAGCAAGGTGGAGGGAACGGAGGGACGGCTGATTTATCGTGGATACAACATCCATGATCTCGCCCGCACTACCTCGTTTGAGGAAATCGCTTACCTGCTGTGGTTTGGACAACTGCCAAACAGGACGCAGCTGGTGGATTTGAAAGTGCGCTTACTGGCGGAACGCAGCATGCCAGCAGACGTTTTGCAGGTGTTGAGAAATTTGCCGGCGACAACCGAACCGATGGACGCGCTGCGCACAGCAGTCTCGGCGTGGGGCGCGGCCACGATTCATGGCCAGCCGTCGCTTGAACAGGCAATCGCGCTGACTGCTCGCTTTCCGGTCTTCCTGGCCGCTTTCCATCGCCTGCGCAATGGACTGGAACCACTGGAATCGCACCCAGAGCTTGGCTATGCCGCGAACTACCTCTACCTGCTGACCGGGCAGGTGCCAAAGGAAGAGCATGTGAAGGCGCTGGATGCCTACCTGGTCCTGCTGGCCGATCACGGTATGAATGCTTCGACCTTCACGGCACGCATTGTAGCGAGTACGGGTTCGGATATTGTTTCAGCAATTGTGGCGGCAATTGGAGCGCTGAAAGGACCATTGCATGGTGGCGCGCCTTCGAAGGTGCGCGATATGCTTCAGGCGATTGGGACGCGGGAGCAGGCTGAAGAGTGGCTGAAAAACGCGCTGGCACGCGGTGAGCGCCTGATGGGCTTTGGTCATCGAATCTATAAAACGGAGGACCCGCGAGCAGAAGAATTACGCGAGCTGGCACGTCTGGCCGATCCACAGGAGTTCGCGCTGGCACGGCACGTCGAAGAACTGGCGCTGGCGTTGTTGCACGAGCAGAAGCCAGGCCGGCGTCTCTATACCAATGTCGAGTATTATTCCGCTGTGCTGCTGGCCTCGGTTGGCTTGCCGGGCGATATGTTCACGCCGACGTTCGCCGCGAGCCGGGTGGCAGGTTGGACCGCCCATATCCTGGAGCAGGTTGGCAACAATCGCCTGATCCGCCCAGAATCCGAGTATGTGGGGCCAATGAATTTGCGGTTCGTGCCAATTGAGCAGCGATGA
- a CDS encoding helix-turn-helix domain-containing protein yields the protein MIELDGENYLDGNEASRLLGVKMSTLYAYVSRGILKSYKQGIKRQRLYKQAELEALLRLRPSDVPLPQTPPKQTRDDAAPQRKLTEIPLAEDWIPYT from the coding sequence ATGATCGAGCTAGACGGTGAAAACTACCTGGATGGTAACGAAGCCAGCCGCTTGCTGGGCGTGAAGATGTCGACGCTTTACGCCTACGTGAGCAGGGGGATTCTCAAAAGCTACAAACAGGGCATCAAGCGGCAGCGCCTCTACAAGCAGGCCGAGCTTGAGGCTTTACTGCGCCTGCGTCCCAGCGATGTTCCTCTGCCGCAGACTCCTCCAAAGCAGACCAGAGATGATGCCGCGCCACAAAGAAAACTCACCGAAATCCCGCTCGCCGAGGACTGGATTCCATATACATAA